The following proteins are co-located in the Nitrospirota bacterium genome:
- a CDS encoding NAD+ synthase, which translates to MKTLRLALAQINTTVGDLEGNTGKIVRNIQKAAEAGADIVAFPEMAVTGYPPEDLLLKPKFIDDNLSALDEIRSSVGDIVAVVGFVDRTSDIYNSAAIVHNKEVVHVYHKMYLPNYSVFDEMRYFQAGDKSPVYKLGDTLVGVNICEDIWYPDGPSRTQALAGAEVIVNINASPYHIGKAGFREKMLSTRASDSSVIIAYLNMVGGQDELVFDGHSLIFDECGNLLFRGRQFDEELIIIDLNLDAVFMRRLHDPRRRQEVFALHEDTVSIMPVHDRVIQRSVKYKYSPSLPCSEIEEVYSALVLGTRDYVRKNGFENIVIGLSGGIDSSLVAAIAVEALGKKQVKGLFMPSPYTSGESREDVFKLAENLGIEVSEIPIDEIFQSYLKVLSAFFKDLPPNVAEENIQARIRGNLLMAMSNKFGWLVLTTGNKSEMSVGYATLYGDMAGGFAIIKDVPKTIVYKLSKLINEKAGKALIPERVLWKEPSAELRPEQKDTDTLPAYEVLDPILKAYIEEDRSFDEIINLGCEVECTKRVIDMIDRSEYKRRQAPPGIKITPRAFGRDRRFPITNKYRSY; encoded by the coding sequence ATGAAAACTTTAAGACTGGCCCTTGCACAGATTAATACCACTGTCGGTGACCTTGAGGGTAACACCGGGAAGATCGTCCGTAATATTCAGAAGGCAGCGGAGGCTGGAGCGGATATAGTGGCTTTTCCAGAGATGGCCGTCACAGGCTATCCTCCTGAGGACCTTCTGCTGAAACCCAAATTTATTGATGATAACCTGTCTGCCCTTGACGAGATCAGGAGTTCAGTCGGGGATATAGTGGCTGTTGTGGGTTTTGTTGACAGGACATCTGATATCTATAATTCCGCCGCTATCGTACACAATAAAGAGGTTGTCCATGTATATCACAAGATGTATCTCCCGAATTACAGTGTTTTCGACGAGATGAGATATTTTCAGGCTGGTGACAAATCCCCGGTCTACAAGCTTGGTGATACCCTTGTGGGGGTCAATATTTGCGAGGACATATGGTATCCTGACGGTCCTTCAAGGACACAGGCACTTGCAGGCGCAGAGGTTATAGTGAATATCAACGCCTCACCGTATCATATTGGCAAGGCAGGTTTCAGAGAGAAAATGCTCTCGACAAGGGCATCGGACAGCTCTGTAATCATTGCATATCTGAATATGGTCGGTGGACAGGATGAACTTGTATTTGATGGTCATAGCCTGATATTTGATGAGTGTGGGAACCTGCTCTTCAGGGGGAGGCAGTTCGACGAGGAATTGATAATAATAGACCTGAACCTTGATGCCGTATTCATGAGGAGACTTCATGATCCGAGAAGGCGTCAGGAGGTATTTGCCCTCCACGAGGATACCGTCTCTATCATGCCTGTACATGACAGGGTTATACAGAGGAGCGTGAAGTACAAATATAGCCCGTCATTGCCTTGCAGCGAGATCGAAGAGGTCTATTCTGCACTTGTTCTTGGTACAAGGGATTATGTGCGGAAGAACGGTTTTGAAAACATTGTAATAGGTCTGAGCGGGGGGATAGATTCTTCCCTTGTGGCAGCAATTGCAGTGGAGGCCCTTGGGAAAAAACAGGTAAAAGGATTGTTTATGCCCTCACCTTATACTTCCGGGGAGAGCCGGGAGGATGTTTTCAAGCTCGCAGAAAACCTTGGCATAGAGGTGTCGGAGATCCCGATAGACGAAATATTTCAGTCTTACCTCAAAGTACTCAGCGCTTTTTTTAAAGACCTGCCCCCCAATGTCGCAGAAGAAAACATTCAGGCAAGGATAAGGGGGAACCTCCTCATGGCCATGTCCAACAAGTTTGGATGGCTTGTCCTGACAACCGGGAATAAATCAGAGATGTCTGTTGGTTACGCAACACTTTACGGTGACATGGCGGGCGGATTTGCAATAATAAAAGATGTCCCGAAGACCATTGTCTATAAACTGTCGAAGTTGATAAATGAGAAGGCTGGAAAGGCACTTATACCCGAGAGGGTGCTGTGGAAGGAGCCATCTGCTGAATTAAGGCCTGAGCAGAAGGACACGGATACCCTTCCTGCATACGAGGTGCTCGACCCGATCCTTAAGGCCTACATTGAGGAGGACAGGAGTTTTGATGAGATTATAAACCTTGGCTGCGAGGTGGAGTGTACAAAAAGGGTTATTGACATGATTGACAGGAGTGAATATAAACGGCGGCAGGCACCCCCTGGTATAAAGATTACACCAAGGGCCTTTGGCCGTGACAGACGGTTCCCGATCACGAATAAATACAGGAGCTACTGA
- a CDS encoding ATP-binding protein, with product MNSFLSILRNKWNVVERESEISDLGFLILRVIVLAGGYGWLKFSEIHEENIGIFSSILKYFIAYCFLIYLLLFLKFEKKRAIYVLSLVFDLSFVYLLTKYSGGFGSSFFIGFYLLTALHSFYYGYLFGLGVAVISTITYMFSGNFDFTALHWTEFSLRASFLFLIALPLGLLSEKLRRDKEEIEKLNRELLKSIDELRKLQHKLIEAEKLSALGRLTADIAHEIRNPLTAIGGFARRLEKRIKKGTKEEEYARLISSEVERLERILKDVLSFSREAKYHLNYENINNIASETLKTFQDLCKERGVELKSELASDLPKILIDKDQVIQALNNLVINAVDAMPKGGTLTIRTRMEQKNYINYVVFDIIDTGSGIPKEKLERLFEPFYSTKQVGQGTGLGLSICKKIMDEHRGFIKVSSTVGEGSIFSLYFPYVPASDAFKTQCWEYNKCGVDKAGDSDESVCPAYPNYGRICWGVAGTFCEGRARGIFAQKIGDCKKCEFYNRVVTRKDL from the coding sequence ATGAATAGCTTCCTCAGTATACTCAGAAACAAGTGGAATGTGGTTGAAAGGGAATCGGAAATTTCAGACCTCGGCTTTCTGATTCTCAGGGTCATTGTCCTTGCTGGCGGGTATGGCTGGCTGAAATTCTCAGAGATACACGAAGAGAACATCGGGATATTTTCCTCAATACTTAAATATTTTATTGCATACTGTTTTTTGATTTATCTGCTGTTATTTCTGAAATTTGAAAAAAAAAGGGCAATCTATGTCCTCTCACTGGTCTTTGACCTCTCATTTGTTTATCTCCTGACAAAATATTCCGGAGGGTTTGGCAGCAGCTTCTTCATCGGATTTTATCTCCTGACAGCCCTTCACTCTTTCTATTATGGATACCTCTTCGGCCTTGGGGTTGCCGTCATATCAACCATCACTTACATGTTCAGCGGCAATTTTGACTTCACCGCCCTGCACTGGACCGAGTTTTCCTTGCGGGCATCTTTCCTGTTCCTGATAGCATTGCCCCTCGGCCTGCTGTCAGAAAAGTTGAGAAGGGACAAGGAAGAGATTGAAAAACTGAACCGGGAGCTCCTCAAATCAATTGACGAACTGAGAAAGTTGCAGCATAAACTCATAGAGGCTGAAAAACTCTCTGCACTCGGCAGGCTCACCGCCGATATTGCCCATGAAATAAGGAACCCCCTGACCGCCATCGGTGGTTTTGCAAGAAGACTCGAGAAACGCATAAAGAAAGGCACAAAGGAAGAGGAATACGCAAGGTTGATATCCTCGGAAGTGGAAAGGCTTGAACGGATACTGAAGGATGTGCTCAGTTTTTCGAGAGAGGCAAAATACCATCTGAACTACGAGAATATCAATAACATCGCATCAGAGACTCTAAAAACCTTCCAAGATTTATGCAAGGAACGCGGTGTTGAGCTAAAAAGCGAATTAGCTTCAGACCTGCCAAAGATCCTGATAGATAAAGATCAGGTCATACAGGCCCTCAACAACCTTGTTATCAATGCCGTTGATGCAATGCCAAAGGGAGGCACCCTGACGATCAGAACGCGCATGGAACAAAAAAACTATATTAACTATGTAGTTTTTGATATAATCGATACTGGTAGTGGTATTCCCAAAGAGAAGCTGGAAAGACTTTTTGAGCCTTTTTATTCAACCAAGCAGGTTGGACAGGGTACGGGGCTGGGGCTCTCCATATGTAAAAAGATTATGGATGAACACAGGGGTTTTATAAAGGTCTCCAGCACAGTCGGAGAGGGATCAATCTTCAGCCTCTATTTTCCGTATGTGCCGGCAAGTGATGCATTCAAGACACAATGCTGGGAATATAACAAATGCGGGGTTGATAAAGCAGGGGATAGCGATGAGAGTGTCTGTCCGGCTTATCCTAATTACGGAAGGATCTGTTGGGGGGTGGCAGGAACTTTTTGCGAGGGAAGAGCCAGGGGCATATTTGCGCAGAAGATAGGTGATTGTAAAAAGTGTGAATTTTATAATAGAGTTGTTACAAGAAAGGATCTTTAA
- a CDS encoding DUF5752 family protein: MNNVKNRAKPFEFMQCISILKSTAKRAKNLRELRDLIATVSEESIFHHTCQYFLKGRIREYTNDFAHWVGESLEESALAEQLSSIDPYEFKSISELRTAILTVIDNYLENFPEPREALAGEEFYFNETITIVFPAHIRARNLAEFLIAIRYIDGASIYYHFHEARTRLGGGIDDFSKWFDEVLGEQELAKRLWAIDPFMHSIEGIREHIVEIVNEKVKKDMEITGVEE, translated from the coding sequence ATGAATAATGTAAAAAACAGGGCAAAGCCGTTTGAGTTCATGCAGTGCATAAGTATCCTGAAGTCAACAGCAAAGAGGGCAAAGAACCTGCGCGAACTGAGAGACCTGATTGCTACTGTCAGCGAAGAATCAATATTTCATCATACCTGTCAGTACTTTCTGAAGGGTAGGATACGTGAATACACAAATGATTTTGCTCACTGGGTAGGTGAGTCCCTTGAAGAGAGCGCACTGGCGGAACAACTCTCAAGCATTGACCCCTATGAGTTCAAAAGCATCTCTGAACTAAGAACCGCCATCCTTACTGTAATAGACAATTACCTGGAAAATTTTCCGGAGCCAAGGGAGGCCCTGGCCGGAGAAGAGTTCTATTTTAATGAAACCATTACCATTGTCTTCCCCGCCCACATAAGGGCAAGAAATCTCGCTGAGTTCCTTATTGCAATCAGATACATTGACGGCGCATCTATTTACTATCACTTTCACGAGGCAAGGACACGTCTTGGCGGAGGGATTGATGACTTTTCAAAATGGTTTGATGAAGTGCTGGGTGAACAGGAACTTGCAAAAAGACTGTGGGCCATTGACCCGTTCATGCATAGCATCGAAGGGATCAGGGAGCATATAGTGGAGATCGTTAATGAGAAGGTTAAAAAGGATATGGAAATTACGGGAGTTGAGGAATGA
- a CDS encoding glycosyltransferase, whose protein sequence is MIAKYAGIAPKGDLILLQKLGEIFREKSFLHINSTRTGGGVAEILQRMIPILRDLGIDARWEIIEGDERFFDITKKIHNALQGNFEAITDEMWQYHYEVNKRNAKKLNLEADAVLIHDPQPAPLIEFKVQDYSESDNVPWLWRCHIDVSNPVQEVCDYLRQYCEKYDAAIFSVSKFARSMSIDEFIIPPSIDPLSEKNRDLTEDEIRETLEKYKIPADRPIMLQVSRFDRFKDPIGVIKAYRIVKKYNDCILILAGSPASDDPEGEIVLNEVREYASNDPDIHILLLPPFSDRDINALQRSATVVLQKSLKEGFGLTVSEAMWKGKPVIGGATGGIPLQIVHGFTGFLVHTSEGAAFRARQFLNNPEMVKKMGERGKDYIRNNFLITRQVRDYLSVWYAIKNNEKSVLEL, encoded by the coding sequence ATGATAGCTAAATATGCCGGAATAGCACCAAAGGGCGATTTAATCCTTCTGCAAAAGCTGGGAGAAATATTCCGAGAAAAGTCTTTTCTGCATATAAATTCCACACGTACTGGTGGTGGTGTTGCCGAGATACTGCAACGGATGATACCGATACTGAGGGACCTCGGCATTGATGCAAGGTGGGAAATAATAGAGGGTGATGAAAGGTTTTTTGATATAACAAAAAAGATTCACAATGCCCTTCAGGGCAACTTTGAGGCCATAACGGATGAGATGTGGCAGTACCACTACGAGGTCAATAAGAGGAACGCCAAAAAGCTCAATCTTGAAGCAGATGCTGTTCTGATTCACGACCCACAACCTGCTCCACTGATTGAATTCAAGGTTCAGGATTACTCCGAATCCGACAATGTTCCATGGCTGTGGCGATGTCATATTGATGTCTCAAATCCAGTGCAGGAGGTTTGTGATTACCTCAGGCAATATTGTGAAAAGTATGATGCTGCCATCTTCTCCGTCTCAAAGTTTGCAAGGTCAATGTCAATAGATGAGTTCATTATTCCCCCATCCATTGACCCGTTAAGCGAAAAAAACAGGGACCTGACTGAGGACGAAATAAGGGAAACACTTGAAAAATATAAAATACCGGCTGACAGGCCGATAATGCTGCAGGTATCAAGATTTGACAGATTCAAGGACCCCATCGGGGTTATAAAGGCATACAGGATCGTCAAAAAATACAACGACTGCATCCTGATTCTCGCAGGCAGTCCTGCAAGTGATGACCCCGAGGGAGAGATCGTCCTGAACGAGGTCCGGGAATATGCATCCAATGACCCTGACATACACATACTCCTGCTTCCGCCATTCAGTGACAGGGATATAAACGCCTTGCAGAGAAGTGCAACCGTGGTATTGCAGAAATCACTCAAGGAAGGCTTCGGGCTAACGGTCTCCGAGGCAATGTGGAAGGGAAAACCGGTGATAGGAGGGGCTACAGGTGGAATACCCCTGCAGATTGTGCATGGGTTTACCGGTTTCCTCGTCCATACATCAGAGGGAGCAGCGTTCAGGGCAAGGCAGTTCCTGAACAACCCGGAAATGGTGAAAAAGATGGGTGAAAGAGGTAAAGATTATATAAGGAATAACTTCCTTATAACGCGGCAGGTACGCGATTATCTTTCCGTCTGGTATGCGATTAAAAACAATGAAAAATCGGTTCTTGAACTGTGA
- a CDS encoding bifunctional alpha,alpha-trehalose-phosphate synthase (UDP-forming)/trehalose-phosphatase, whose amino-acid sequence MKSKRLRTFIEDNFIDKGLFIISNREPYIHKKTLKGTKVDKPAGGLTSAMDAVLKATGGTWIAWGSGSGDKEAVDEKDCIAVPPENPSYTLKRVWLPKRVSENYYHGYSNQVLWPLCHIALDRVYFRRRFWEDYEKANHLFAEATLQEVEDDCVVWIHDYHLCLVPRILREKKPSLTIAHFWHIPWPDWSVFRVCPQSTQILEGLLGNDIIGFQIPLFAKNFMDCVKETLDAEINYDESTVIYRGQTTRLKAFPISIDYDRFNSTSHSKKVTTLMKKLRTKSNLPQYTGVGVDRLEYTKGLIKRLQALSLFFDKYERYRKKFTFLQITVPTRMKEPYISYQRTVEKLIEKINKKYATDDWKPIININKKLDHTELVAYYRMADIGLISSIYDGMNLVAKEYIASQADEKGVLILSEFAGAADELEGAILVNPYDIENFADSISRALKMPEKEKRERMRLLRKQVEEHDIYKWILDIFHELTIISSMKHNQCQYLFDHGSLIKEKLARHKLFLFLDYDGTLTPIVESPEKAVLPEEIRSLIVKLKERFPVAIISGRTLQDVRERVGIEGLVYAGNHGAEIWDGEKTFISPEFSVNKDQLKDFLNRLSEALYHIQGVLIEDKGITASIHYRKVRIKYLGEFLNIFWSIANDYKDVFRITSGKKVFEIRPLNAWNKGDAVRWIWENLGKERLPVYIGDDTTDEDAFRVLKGNGISVCIGCSPEADYYLKSQKDVKEFLQFLLS is encoded by the coding sequence GTGAAATCCAAAAGGTTAAGGACATTTATAGAAGATAATTTCATAGACAAGGGTCTTTTTATTATCTCAAACAGGGAACCATATATTCATAAAAAGACCCTTAAGGGCACTAAAGTGGATAAACCCGCCGGGGGGCTCACATCAGCCATGGATGCAGTTCTGAAGGCAACCGGAGGCACATGGATAGCATGGGGCAGCGGCAGCGGGGATAAAGAGGCGGTTGATGAAAAGGATTGCATTGCAGTCCCTCCGGAAAACCCATCCTATACGCTTAAAAGGGTCTGGCTGCCCAAAAGGGTATCAGAGAATTACTATCATGGCTATTCCAACCAGGTCCTATGGCCCCTCTGCCACATCGCTCTCGACAGGGTCTACTTCAGAAGGAGATTCTGGGAGGATTATGAAAAGGCAAACCACCTGTTTGCTGAAGCCACCCTTCAGGAGGTTGAAGATGATTGCGTTGTCTGGATCCATGATTATCACCTCTGCCTCGTCCCACGAATCCTGAGAGAGAAGAAACCATCACTCACAATAGCCCATTTCTGGCACATACCGTGGCCTGACTGGAGTGTATTCAGGGTATGTCCTCAATCCACACAGATACTGGAAGGCCTGTTAGGTAATGATATTATCGGGTTTCAGATACCCTTATTTGCCAAGAACTTTATGGACTGCGTAAAAGAGACCCTTGATGCAGAGATCAACTATGACGAATCAACCGTTATATACAGGGGACAGACCACAAGACTGAAGGCATTTCCGATAAGTATTGATTACGATAGATTCAATTCAACAAGCCATTCAAAAAAGGTCACTACTTTAATGAAAAAACTGAGGACAAAGTCCAATCTGCCTCAATACACAGGGGTCGGTGTGGACAGGCTTGAATATACCAAGGGTCTGATAAAGCGGCTGCAGGCGTTAAGCCTCTTTTTTGACAAATACGAGAGATACAGAAAAAAATTCACCTTTCTGCAGATTACGGTTCCGACAAGAATGAAGGAACCCTACATCAGTTATCAGAGAACTGTAGAGAAGCTGATAGAAAAGATAAACAAAAAATATGCAACCGATGACTGGAAACCGATTATCAATATCAATAAAAAGCTTGATCATACGGAGCTTGTTGCATATTACAGAATGGCCGACATTGGCCTGATCAGCTCGATATACGATGGGATGAACCTCGTAGCCAAGGAATACATAGCCTCTCAGGCCGATGAAAAAGGCGTGCTTATACTGAGCGAATTTGCCGGAGCAGCAGATGAACTGGAGGGCGCTATCCTTGTAAACCCCTATGACATAGAAAACTTTGCAGACAGCATAAGCAGGGCTTTGAAGATGCCGGAAAAGGAAAAGAGAGAGAGGATGAGGCTCCTGAGAAAACAGGTGGAGGAACACGATATATACAAATGGATACTTGACATCTTCCATGAGTTGACGATCATATCCTCAATGAAACACAACCAGTGTCAATACCTCTTTGACCACGGCAGCCTGATAAAAGAAAAACTTGCCCGTCATAAACTCTTTCTCTTCCTCGACTACGACGGAACCCTGACCCCTATAGTTGAATCCCCTGAAAAGGCCGTTCTCCCGGAAGAGATACGCTCTCTTATTGTGAAGCTGAAGGAACGGTTTCCGGTTGCCATAATAAGCGGCAGAACACTTCAGGACGTCAGAGAGCGGGTCGGCATCGAGGGACTGGTTTACGCAGGTAATCACGGCGCAGAGATATGGGATGGGGAAAAGACGTTTATCAGCCCTGAGTTTTCAGTCAACAAGGATCAACTGAAGGATTTCTTAAACAGGTTGAGTGAGGCACTCTACCATATTCAGGGTGTTTTAATAGAGGATAAGGGTATCACTGCAAGCATACATTACAGGAAGGTAAGGATCAAATACCTGGGAGAGTTTCTGAATATATTCTGGAGTATAGCAAACGATTACAAGGATGTATTCAGGATTACTTCAGGCAAGAAGGTCTTTGAGATAAGACCGCTTAACGCTTGGAACAAGGGCGATGCAGTCAGGTGGATATGGGAGAATCTGGGAAAAGAGAGACTGCCGGTCTATATAGGTGACGACACCACGGATGAGGATGCCTTCAGGGTATTAAAGGGCAACGGTATCTCCGTCTGTATCGGCTGCAGTCCTGAGGCCGACTATTACCTGAAGAGCCAGAAAGATGTAAAGGAGTTTCTACAGTTTTTGCTGTCATGA
- a CDS encoding ABC transporter substrate-binding protein gives MKKTKKISTTAYPWYTDHYLFVVLGYSVLLLLLLPLLAGCVSKKEPSGDGMTTIVFKHGKIAGDPALFRKLIERFEARNQDIKVKDEALPASTDEQHQFYVINLEGKSSDFDVLSMDVIWVPEFARTGWLRDLSTLIPKDKRDEFFPGPMQAVTYKGSIYAIPWYIDAGLLYYRKDLLDKYGFSPPKTWQELVKTARSIMEKEPQVYGFIWQGKQYEGLVCNVLEYFWSNGGDVLKNGRVVINSPENIEALQFMVDLIRKYKVTPPLVVTAIEEPTRHIFGSGRALFMRNWPYAWNIFQREDSAVRGKIGVSRLPSFPGKSSASTLGGWQLGINRYSKNPKAAERFVKFLTSPESQKTLALTIGYKPTRKSLYRDADLIAQQPFIASLYDIFMTARPRPVTPYYMLITQVMQPEFSAALSGIKTPEDALKTAQIQIERILGAE, from the coding sequence ATGAAAAAGACAAAAAAAATTTCAACAACGGCATATCCGTGGTATACAGACCATTATCTGTTCGTAGTTTTGGGGTATTCCGTATTACTGCTCCTCTTGCTGCCGCTGCTTGCCGGCTGTGTATCAAAAAAGGAGCCCTCAGGAGACGGGATGACCACGATTGTCTTCAAGCACGGCAAGATCGCAGGCGACCCCGCCCTCTTCAGGAAATTAATAGAGAGGTTTGAGGCCCGTAACCAGGATATAAAGGTAAAAGACGAGGCCCTTCCCGCATCCACAGACGAGCAGCATCAGTTCTACGTAATAAACCTTGAGGGCAAGAGCTCGGACTTTGATGTCCTGAGCATGGATGTCATCTGGGTGCCTGAGTTTGCAAGGACCGGCTGGCTGAGGGACCTGTCAACCCTTATCCCCAAAGACAAACGGGATGAGTTCTTCCCCGGGCCCATGCAGGCCGTTACCTACAAGGGCAGCATATATGCCATACCCTGGTATATTGATGCAGGCCTGCTCTACTACAGAAAGGACCTTCTTGATAAATACGGTTTTTCGCCACCGAAGACCTGGCAGGAACTCGTAAAGACCGCCCGCAGTATCATGGAGAAAGAGCCTCAGGTATACGGCTTCATATGGCAGGGCAAACAGTATGAAGGACTCGTCTGCAATGTCCTTGAATACTTCTGGAGCAACGGCGGAGATGTGCTGAAAAACGGCAGGGTGGTTATCAACAGCCCTGAAAATATAGAGGCATTACAGTTCATGGTAGATCTGATAAGGAAATACAAGGTCACTCCTCCGCTTGTAGTCACTGCAATCGAGGAGCCCACAAGACATATTTTCGGCAGTGGCAGGGCACTCTTTATGAGGAACTGGCCCTATGCCTGGAACATCTTTCAGAGGGAGGACTCCGCAGTCAGGGGAAAGATAGGGGTATCAAGGCTGCCGTCATTTCCCGGTAAATCCTCTGCATCAACCCTTGGCGGGTGGCAGCTCGGGATAAACAGGTATTCAAAAAACCCGAAGGCCGCAGAAAGGTTTGTTAAATTCCTCACATCCCCTGAGTCCCAAAAGACCCTTGCCCTCACAATCGGCTACAAACCTACAAGAAAATCACTGTACAGAGATGCGGACCTGATAGCACAGCAGCCCTTTATTGCAAGCCTTTACGATATATTTATGACGGCAAGGCCAAGACCCGTAACACCCTACTACATGCTTATCACCCAAGTGATGCAACCCGAATTCAGCGCTGCCCTCTCCGGCATAAAGACCCCTGAAGATGCATTAAAAACAGCCCAGATACAGATCGAGCGAATACTCGGAGCAGAATAA